TTTTCTTCGGCATAATGAATGTCTGACTCTCAATATTTTTCGCCCCGTCATGGTAACGGACTCAGGGCAAATAGCAAATAACGCGCAATGGTAAGGTGATGTGCGCAGCAAAGCGATGTTAGTGGTATACTTCCGCGCCTGGATGCAGCCGCAGGTGTGGGCTGCTGTATTTTTCCCTATACAAGTCGCTTAAGACTTGCCAACGAACCATTGCCGCCATGAAGTTTATCATTAAATTGTTCCCGGAAATCACCATCAAAAGCCAATCTGTGCGCTTGCGCTTTATAAAAATCCTTACCGGGAACATTCGTAACGTTTTAAAGCACTATGATGAGACGCTCGCTGTCGTCCGCCACTGGGATAACATCGAAGTTCGCGCGAAAGATGAAAACCAGCGTCTGGCCATTCGCGACGCCCTGACCCGTATTCCGGGTATCCACCATATTCTCGAAGTTGAAGATGTGCCGTTTACTGACATGCACGATATTTTTGAGAAAGCGTTGGTTCAGTATCGCGATCAGTTGGAAGGCAAAACCTTCTGCGTGCGCGTGAAGCGCCGCGGTAAGCATGATTTTAGCTCGATTGATGTGGAACGTTACGTCGGCGGCGGTTTAAATCAGCATATTGAATCCGCGCGCGTGAAGCTGACGAATCCGGAAGTGACTGTCCATCTGGAAGTGGAAGACGATCGTCTGCTGCTGATCAAAGGGCGCTACGAAGGTATTGGTGGTTTCCCGATCGGCACCCAGGAAGATGTGCTGTCGCTGATCTCCGGCGGTTTCGACTCCGGCGTTTCCAGTTATATGTTGATGCGTCGCGGCTGCCGCGTGCATTACTGCTTCTTTAACCTTGGCGGCGCGGCGCATGAAATCGGTGTTCGTCAGGTGGCGCATTATCTGTGGAACCGCTTCGGCAGCTCCCACCGTGTGCGATTTGTCGCTATTAATTTCGAACCGGTCGTCGGGGAAATTCTCGAGAAAATCGACGACGGTCAGATGGGCGTTATCCTCAAACGTATGATGGTGCGTGCCGCGTCTAAAGTGGCTGAACGTTACGGCGTACAGGCGCTGGTTACCGGCGAAGCACTGGGGCAGGTGTCCAGCCAGACGCTGACCAACCTGCGCCTGATTGATAACGTCTCCGATACGCTGATCCTGCGTCCGCTGATCTCTTACGACAAAGAGCACATCATCAACCTGGCTCGCCAGATTGGCACTGAAGACTTTGCCCGCACGATGCCGGAATACTGCGGTGTGATCTCCAAAAGCCCGACGGTGAAAGCGGTTAAATCGAAGATTGAAGCGGAAGAAGAGAAGTTCGACTTCAGCATTCTCGACAAAGTGGTTGAGGAAGCGAATAACGTTGATATCCGCGAAATCGCCCAGCAGACCGAGCAGGAAGTGGTGGAAGTGGAAACCGTCAATGGCTTCGGCCCGAACGACGTGATCCTCGATATTCGTTCAGTTGATGAACAGGAAGATAAGCCACTGAAAGTTGAAGGTATCGACGTGGTTTCTCTACCGTTCTATAAACTGAGCACCAAATTTGGCGATCTCGACCAGAACAAAACCTGGCTGTTGTGGTGTGAGCGCGGGGTGATGAGCCGCCTGCAGGCGCTCTATCTGCGCGAGCAGGGCTTTAATAATGTGAAGGTATATCGCCCGTAATTTGTTGTTTTTACGTCGCATCTGGTCAGATGCGACGTTTACCGCATCCGACATTACTCGTAATAATTATAAATCCCTGCCGCCATCACCAGTTGTGATGCCACTTCATGGGCTTTTTCACGCCCAACCAGCAGGTCGATAATTTTCAGACCAAAGTCGATAGCTGTCCCCGGCCCCTGGCTGGTCAGCAATTTTACCCGTGCATCCCAGACGACGCGCTTGTCCTGCCATTGTTCGGCGGGAATTTTGTCTTTCAGCGTCGGGAAGCCGGTCATATTGCCAATCGGGAAGATATCGTGCGGCACCAGCACGGTGGCTGGCGCGGCGCAAATAGCCGCGACAATACGCCCGGAACGGTGGAACTGTTTAACGGTTTCAACCAGCAGGGTGCTATCACGAAAACATTCCGCGCCTTTAATGCCACCAGGCAGCACGATCACGTCATATTCGCCATCAGCAACTTCGACCAGCGGCGCATCCGCCAGCAGCTTCACGCCGCGCGAGCAGGTAATCGCCAGGTTACCATCGCTGGCGACGCTGGCAGTGGTGACTTTGATTCCGCCGCGAACCAGCAGATCGATAGTGGTGACGGCTTCAGTCTCTTCACTACCAGGGGCGAGGCAAACCAGTGCCGATGCGCTCATATTCACTCTCCTTTCTTTTTACCATTTCAAACAGGCGGGTGTTTTCCGGTACGGCAATCCCATGAGCACGGGCGCGGCGTAAGAGAAAACCATTGATATAGTCGATTTCAGTGTGGCGCAGCGCGCGGATATCCTGCAACATCGACGAGATATTTTCCGCTGTGGCATCAATCACCTGCATCACGTAATCACGCAAATCTTCTGCTGAAGTATGATGCCCCTCGCGTTCGATCACTGCCGCGACTTCTTCGCATATCTGCATAATTTCTTGCGGATGATGACGTAATTCACCATTCGGGCAATTCCAGATGGCGGTCAGTGGATTAATCACACAGTTGACTGCCAGCTTGCGCCACAGTTCGGCGCGAATATTGTTATGCCACGCGACGTCAGGTAACACGGTTTGCAAAATATCCGCCAGATAACTGTAATCGCCATCCTGTTGCCGTGCCGGACCAATATGTGTGATACCGTTTGCCACATGAATAATGACATTGCCGTCGCGGCGGGCGGCATGGGTGGTGGTACCCATCAGTAACGGCTGCTGAATGTTTTGCAACTCTTCGATGGTACCCATGCCGTTGTGAATTAACAGTATTGGCGTGGTTACAGGCAGTGTGGACGCGAGGCTTTTGACGGCATCGGAAACCTGCCATGCTTTCAGCGTCACCAGTAACAGATCGCTGGTGGCCAGAAAATCGGGATCGTTAGCGGTCAGTGATTCGTTAAATATCGAACCGTCAGTCTCAACCAGATTCACGCTACAATAAGGTTGCGGTACGCGCAGCCAGCCCTGAACTTCGTGACCCTGTTTGCAAAGTGCTGTAAGCCATAATTGCCCTAAGGCACCGCATCCCAATACGGTAATTTTCATTGTTCCTCCTCACCCGCAACCACTCCGGGTGTTCAATAAGGCTATCCCTTAATTGTGCATGCTGTTGCGACTATGCACAATTAAGGGATACGTCCTGGTGCAGGACTGTTGGTTATTTAACTTTGCAGGTATTATGCTTCGCATCAAAAATGAAGGGAGAGGAAAAGATGCCATCTTTCGATATTGTCTCTGAAGTTGATCTTCAGGAAGCACGTAACGCGGTCGATAACGCGAGCCGCGAAGTGGAGTCCCGTTTTGACTTCCGTAACGTTGAAGCCTCATTTGAGCTGAACGACGCCAGCAAAACCATTAAAGTGTTGAGCGAGTCCGATTTCCAGGTCAATCAGTTGCTGGATATTCTGCGTGCCAAGCTGCTGAAGCGCGGCATAGAAGGTAGTTCGCTGGATGTACCGGAAAATATCGTTCATAGCGGTAAAACCTGGTTTGTGGAAGCGAAACTGAAACAGGGCATTGAGAGCGCGATCCAGAAGAAAATCGTCAAGATGATCAAAGACAGCAAACTGAAAGTGCAGGCGCAAATTCAGGGCGATGAGATCCGTGTGACTGGCAAATCTCGTGATGATTTGCAGGCTGTCATGGCGATGGTGCGCGGTGGCGATCTCGGTCAGCCGTTCCAGTTCAAAAACTTCCGCGATTAATTACGATAACGTGCGGTTTGTTCATGCCGGATGCGGCGTGAACGTCTTATCTGGCCTGTAAAAGTTTGTTAATTCAAAAGATTGCAGCAACTTTGTAGGCCAGATAAGCGTAATACATCGGGCAATTTAGCCCCGTTTTTATGCCTGACGAATTGCCTGTTCTACCTCAAAGCGATTCGTCACTTTGCTGTCGAGCTTCACGTAAGCCGCATGTTCTTCTTCTGCAATCAACACCTCTTTGACGCCTGCCGTTTCCAGTAAACGCACTTTTAACGCATTGTTTGCGGCAATGTCCGCCGGGATTTCAATGCGTAAACTGCTGACATACGGCGGTTCTTTCATGGTACTGGCGACTGCCAGCCACAATGCGGCCAGCATTGCGCCAGCGAGAAAGACGCCCTGACCGTCAAACATGCCGTCAATCCAGCCGCCCAGCGAACCACCAATCGCCACGCCAAGAAACTGGCTGGTGGAGTAAACGCCCATCGCCGTACCTTTGTAACCAGCTGGAGACTCTTTACTGATAAGCGAAGGGAGTAAGGCTTCCATCAGGTTAAACGCCACAAAGAAAAGCTGCACGCCGACCACCAGTTGCCAGAACTGCGTTTGTGCGTTCCACAACACAATTTCCGCAACCACGATCAGCCCGACGCAGAAGACAAAAACTTGCTTCATCTTGCGCTTAACTTCGGCGTAGATAATGAAAGGCACGACCGAGCCAAAGGCGATTAACATCGTCGCCAGATAGACCTTCCAGTGTTCAGCCGCCGGGAAACCCGCATCAGCCAGTTGCCCTGGCAGGGCAACAAACGTCGACATCAGCAGCATGTGCAGACACATAATGCCGAAGTTGAGTTTCAGCAGCCGTGGTTCCGCCAGCACTTTACTGAAACTGCCTTTCACCATCCCGGACTCACGATTAAGTACGTGCGTACTGCTGTTGGGCACAACCCAAATGGTCAACGCAATGCCGGTCGTTGCCAGAATAGCGATCATCCAGAAGAGCGCGTGCAGCCCAAGTTTGTGAGTGATGATCGGACCAAGCACCATCGCAATGGCGAAGGTAATGCCAAAACTGACGCCTATAAATGCCATCGCTTTGGTACGGTTTTGTTCGCGAGTCAGATCAGAAAGTAGCGCCATAACGGCTGCGGCTATGGCGCCAGAACCTTGTAACGCACGACCCAGAATGATTCCCCAGATAGAGTCGGAAAGCGCGGCAATCACGC
The DNA window shown above is from Escherichia sp. E4742 and carries:
- the thiI gene encoding tRNA uracil 4-sulfurtransferase ThiI, encoding MKFIIKLFPEITIKSQSVRLRFIKILTGNIRNVLKHYDETLAVVRHWDNIEVRAKDENQRLAIRDALTRIPGIHHILEVEDVPFTDMHDIFEKALVQYRDQLEGKTFCVRVKRRGKHDFSSIDVERYVGGGLNQHIESARVKLTNPEVTVHLEVEDDRLLLIKGRYEGIGGFPIGTQEDVLSLISGGFDSGVSSYMLMRRGCRVHYCFFNLGGAAHEIGVRQVAHYLWNRFGSSHRVRFVAINFEPVVGEILEKIDDGQMGVILKRMMVRAASKVAERYGVQALVTGEALGQVSSQTLTNLRLIDNVSDTLILRPLISYDKEHIINLARQIGTEDFARTMPEYCGVISKSPTVKAVKSKIEAEEEKFDFSILDKVVEEANNVDIREIAQQTEQEVVEVETVNGFGPNDVILDIRSVDEQEDKPLKVEGIDVVSLPFYKLSTKFGDLDQNKTWLLWCERGVMSRLQALYLREQGFNNVKVYRP
- the yajL gene encoding protein deglycase YajL gives rise to the protein MSASALVCLAPGSEETEAVTTIDLLVRGGIKVTTASVASDGNLAITCSRGVKLLADAPLVEVADGEYDVIVLPGGIKGAECFRDSTLLVETVKQFHRSGRIVAAICAAPATVLVPHDIFPIGNMTGFPTLKDKIPAEQWQDKRVVWDARVKLLTSQGPGTAIDFGLKIIDLLVGREKAHEVASQLVMAAGIYNYYE
- the panE gene encoding 2-dehydropantoate 2-reductase; amino-acid sequence: MKITVLGCGALGQLWLTALCKQGHEVQGWLRVPQPYCSVNLVETDGSIFNESLTANDPDFLATSDLLLVTLKAWQVSDAVKSLASTLPVTTPILLIHNGMGTIEELQNIQQPLLMGTTTHAARRDGNVIIHVANGITHIGPARQQDGDYSYLADILQTVLPDVAWHNNIRAELWRKLAVNCVINPLTAIWNCPNGELRHHPQEIMQICEEVAAVIEREGHHTSAEDLRDYVMQVIDATAENISSMLQDIRALRHTEIDYINGFLLRRARAHGIAVPENTRLFEMVKRKESEYERIGTGLPRPW
- the yajQ gene encoding nucleotide binding protein YajQ — encoded protein: MPSFDIVSEVDLQEARNAVDNASREVESRFDFRNVEASFELNDASKTIKVLSESDFQVNQLLDILRAKLLKRGIEGSSLDVPENIVHSGKTWFVEAKLKQGIESAIQKKIVKMIKDSKLKVQAQIQGDEIRVTGKSRDDLQAVMAMVRGGDLGQPFQFKNFRD
- a CDS encoding MFS transporter; this encodes MNDYKMTPGERRATWGLGTVFSLRMLGMFMVLPVLTTYGMALQGASEALIGIAIGIYGLTQAVFQIPFGLLSDRIGRKPLIVGGLAVFVAGSVIAALSDSIWGIILGRALQGSGAIAAAVMALLSDLTREQNRTKAMAFIGVSFGITFAIAMVLGPIITHKLGLHALFWMIAILATTGIALTIWVVPNSSTHVLNRESGMVKGSFSKVLAEPRLLKLNFGIMCLHMLLMSTFVALPGQLADAGFPAAEHWKVYLATMLIAFGSVVPFIIYAEVKRKMKQVFVFCVGLIVVAEIVLWNAQTQFWQLVVGVQLFFVAFNLMEALLPSLISKESPAGYKGTAMGVYSTSQFLGVAIGGSLGGWIDGMFDGQGVFLAGAMLAALWLAVASTMKEPPYVSSLRIEIPADIAANNALKVRLLETAGVKEVLIAEEEHAAYVKLDSKVTNRFEVEQAIRQA